In Myxocyprinus asiaticus isolate MX2 ecotype Aquarium Trade chromosome 3, UBuf_Myxa_2, whole genome shotgun sequence, the following proteins share a genomic window:
- the ift74 gene encoding intraflagellar transport protein 74 homolog: protein MANQRPASGRPMSRGSFGLSAGRPPQTGIRVGTGMVPVTRGGPIASPGVLSAQIKVADRPVTQQGLSGMKTAMKGPQRQILDKSYYLGLLRSKINELMTESSKLQKDIDTFNQENSVYLSYEKRAEGLAGEIKDLQGQLADYNMLVDKLNTNTEMDEVVNDVIMLRAQNDREAQSMDIIFTERRKKEDLIRAVDDDIVQEKQAAENIIKKMSADKQAKYAEMKATNEELLQELDTRQEELDALMSRKETFEAEFLHSQVKQDAVMLHEKLLELENRRDGMLAEDRSVGSPQEERERLLKQVKENNQEIASMERQLTDVREKISHLTDEMRQLDADMEENQGERAQKYKELQKREEEIDSYLNTFEENRSQELQHIRDTQTSIVALLEHSSRNISRLQQLSAVTAQELQSMQEDLSFKETEMHKSHITAKGLSSESDRLQQDLLKVEQLEGKVTTELQTLRDQLKLMNEELLTYRDLDALKTAGEERKTRLQEDRVTLTQRKDTFKKILHKMNEEFETLKSQLLDNETHVELTNMERKWQHHEQNNYVMKEFIASKGVESDYRPVVKNVNKQLLEYNKTLIDTLQGTRN from the exons ATGGCGAATCAGAGACCGGCATCAGGAAGACCTATGAGTCGTGGATCATTTGGGCTGAGTGCTGGAAGACCCCCTCAGACTGGCATCAGGGTTGGCACTGGG ATGGTACCAGTGACCAGGGGTGGACCCATCGCTTCTCCTGGAGTTTTATCAGCTCAGATTAAAGTGGCAGATCGTCCTGTAACTCAACAGGGTCTCAGTGGAATGAAGACCGCCATGAAAG GACCGCAGAGGCAAATCCTTGATAAGTCATATTACCTCGGGTTATTACG GAGTAAAATAAATGAGCTGATGACAGAGTCCAGCAAATTACAAAAAGACATTGACACCTTCAATCAGGAAAATTCAGTGTATCTTTCTTATGAGAAAAG AGCAGAGGGCCTCGCTGGAGAAATTAAAGATCTTCAAGGACAACTGGCAGATTACAACATG CTGGTTGAcaagctgaacacaaacacagagatgGATGAAGTTGTAAATGATGTCATCATG CTAAGAGCACAGAATGACAGAGAAGCTCAAAGTATGGACATTATATTCACTGAAAGGAGAAA GAAAGAGGATCTGATACGAGCTGTTGATGACGATATAGTGCAAGAGAAACAAGCTGcagaaaacattattaaaaagaTGTCTGCTGATAAACAGGCTAAATATGCTGAAATGAAAGCCACCAACGAAGAGCTACTGCAG GAACTGGACACTCGACAAGAAGAACTAGACGCTCTGATGAGCAGGAAGGAGACGTTTGAGGCA GAGTTTCTTCACTCACAGGTCAAACAGGATGCAGTGATGCTGCATGAGAAATTACTGGAACTAGAGAACCGCAGAGACGGTATGCTGGCTGAAGACAGGAGTGTGGGTTCTCCACAGGAGGAGAGAGAACGCCTCTTGAAACAG GTGAAAGAAAACAACCAGGAAATTGCCAGCATGGAACGACA acTGACGGATGTACGTGAGAAAATCAGCCACCTCACAGATGAGATGCGACAACTAGATGCTGACATGGAGGAAAATCAAG GAGAAAGAGCTCAGAAGTACAAGGAGCTGCAGAAGAGAGAAGAGGAAATcgatt CATATCTGAACACGTTTGAAGAGAATCGATCCCAGGAGCTGCAGCATATCAGAGACACGCAGACCAGCATCGTGGCTCTTCTGGAACACTCCAGCAGG AACATCAGTCGTCTGCAGCAGCTGTCTGCGGTCACTGCACAAGAGCTGCAGTCCATGCAGGAAGACCTGAGCTTCAAAGAGACGGAGATGCACAAGTCTCACATCACAGCCAAAGGCCTTTCATCAg AGAGTGACCGTTTACAGCAGGACCTGCTGAAGGTCGAGCAGTTGGAAGGGAAGGTCACCACAGAGCTACAGACTCTCAGAGATCAACTCAAACTCATGAATGAAGAGCTGCTCACATACAGAGATCTGGATGCTCTCAAAACTGCTGGAGAGGAGAGGAAGACG AGGCTGCAGGAAGATCGAGTGACACTCACTCAGAGGAAAGACACATTTAAGAAGATCTTACACAAGATGAATGAAGAGTTTGAAACTCTGAAGAGCCAGTTACTAGACAATGAGACCCATGTAGAG CTGACCAACATGGAGAGAAAGTGGCAACATCATGAACAGAACAACTATGTGATGAAAGAAT TCATCGCTTCCAAGGGCGTAGAAAGCGATTACCGCCCAGTGGTAAAGAATGTCAACAAGCAGCTGCTGGAGTACAATAAGACTCTCATCGACACTCTGCAGGGCACTAGAAACTGA
- the LOC127428281 gene encoding leucine-rich repeat-containing protein 19-like yields the protein MAGRQLHHLWVAAVLLTSGVTTCSVKKNGTSLTYIPAEETTNLTELILSYNKIEMSSSDIKALLQYPRLRELDLSHNLIQTLSPRAFDNLTNLETLNLRANHLQTLPKDIFKGLPKLKILHLEDNLWDCSCSLANIIKQLNNSGVSTGREITCYTSEKPPGKRVLDGKSFCSIQPTKVKISVEMNTSNTTATPLPFIEPTNSSHVNSSNKEISTGAAGKPTGSNSWKFLLGVVVITLSTSMLIICAVKSPSWYKLLFNYRHQRLHENVEPNVFNTGRYSNFSLDTEQTETSIQDLDEGLDHTLSFQNLEDDDGFIEDGYIEPGGYKDHTDIDES from the exons ATGGCCGGGAGACAGTTACATCATCTCTGGGTGGCAGCTGTCCTACTGACCTCAGGGGTGACTACATGCTCG GTGAAAAAGAATGGCACGTCTCTGACATACATTCCTGCTGAGGAAACTACAAACCTCACTGAACTCATCCTGAGTTACAACAAAATTGAGATGTCCAGCTCGGATATAAAGGCCTTGCTACAGTATCCCAGACTGAGGGAGCTTGATCTCTCTCACAACCTCATACAGACACTGTCACCGAGAGCTTTCGACAACCTCACAAACCTGGAGACTCTTAACCTGAGGGCTAACCATCTACAAACCCTTCCTAAAGACATCTTTAAAGGATTACCTAAACTAAAGATTTTGCATTTGGAGGACAACCTATGGGACTGCTCCTGCTCGCTCGCTAATATCATCAAACAGCTCAATAACTCTGGTGTATCAACAG GTAGAGAAATCACTTGTTATACTTCAGAGAAACCGCCTGGTAAAAGAGTCTTAGATGGAAAGTCTTTCTGCTCCATTCAGCCCACAAAAGTCAAAATATCTGTGGAGATGAACACTTCAAATACAACAGCAACACCACTGCCCTTCATAGAGCCGACCAACAGCAGTCATGTCAACAGCTCAAACAAAG AGATCAGTACTGGTGCTGCTGGGAAACCAACAGGAAGCAACAGCTGGAAGTTCCTCCTCGGTGTGGTAGTGATCACCCTCAGCACTTCCATGCTCATCATATGTGCCGTCAAGTCACCTTCTTGGTACAAACTGCTCTTCAATTATCGTCACCAGAGGCTGCACGAGAACGTGGAGCCAAACGTCTTCAACACCGGACGCTATTCTAACTTCAGTCTGGACACAGAACAGACAGAGACGAGCATTCAAGATCTTGATGAAGGTCTGGATCACACACTGAGCTTCCAGAATCTGGAGGATGATGATGGCTTTATAGAGGATGGCTACATCGAGCCAGGAGGCTACAAAGATCACACAGACATTGATGAATCATGA